ACCCGCTGTTCGCCGATGTCTTCGAAGCTCAACCCGAACGTATGGATTTCCCTACTGTATTTGAATACCGCCCGGCTGTCATCGCGCCGCAGGCGGAAATCCTTATGGAAATGGAGAACGGACTCCCCTTCCTATACCGATTGCCAAAAGAAAACGGTAGCCTTTTCGTCTTTGTGACCGATCTACAGAATGCATCGGGCAACTTTCCACGTCATGCGCTATTCCCTACCACCCTGTACAACCTTGCGTATTTAAGCGTTCCCGAACCCGCTCCGTATTACACTTTGGTGCGAACCGATATGATCGAACTCCGTGGAATCGTGGACCCTACGGAAAACAGCGACATTCCGTTCCATTTGGCGGGTCAAGAAAGTAACAGCATTCCAGGGCAGCGCATTCAACAAGGGAACTTACTGCTCGAAACCTTTGAATCCGTTGAGGACGCCGGGTGGTACTCGCTACAACGAGCTGATAGCACCTACGGGTACCTGGCCTTTAATTACGATCGAACGGAAAGCGACCCAACGGTATGGACCGATGAAGAGCTCGACATCGCCTTGGCTCAATGGCCCGATCAAGCCCGCAACCGATATTCCGGGGAACGAACACAACTGGCTGGCGTCATGCAAAAAGATGCGGTCGGTCATTCGTATTGGAAACTGTGTATTCTCTTAACTTTGTTATTCGTACTCGTTGAAGTACTACTGCTAAAATTCTGGAAGAGATGAAAATAATGCTGCGCTCCGTGCAGGTCATCGACCCGCAATCACCCTGGAACGGTAAATCCGTGGATGTGGAATTAAAAAACGGACGCGTTAGCGCTATTGACAAAAAGCTTCAGCTCTTAGACGGATTCAAGGAAATCAAAGCCAAAGGACAGTGTTTGTCCCCCGGCTGGTTCGACCTGCACGCTGATTTCGCAGAACCGGGAAACGAATGGCGCGAAGATATCAGTACCGGTGCTGAAGCAGCTGCGCGTGGGGGATTTACAGGAGTTGCGCTGAGCCCACTGACCGATCCGGTAATCGACAATAAGGCCGGTGTCGAATACTTCACCCGTCGATCTGATGACACCGTGGTTGAACTATTCCCCAAAGGCACCCTCACCGTTGGAGCCCGGGGAGAACAGATGGCCGAGCTATTCGATATGCATCGCAGCGGAGCCGTTGCTTTTACAGACGATACTCACGCCGTACAAAATCCCAACCTCATCAAACTCGGATTGCTCTACACACGCGATTTTAATGGAATCGTCATGAGCTTCCCCCACGAGCCCAATATTTGTGGCAAAGGCGTCATGAACGAGGGCGAAAACAGCACGTACCTCGGGCTAAAAGGAATGCCAAAAATGGCCGAGGAGATCATGGTCCAGCGCGAGATCGACCTCGCCGAATATACGGGCGGACGACTTCATCTGCGCACCATCACAACCGCCCGAAGCGTGGAGCTTATCCGCAGAGCTAAGGACCGCGGCTTCAATATCACCGCCGACGTTTCCGTAGCTCACCTGCTCTTCTCAGATGGTGAACTGCGCGAATACGATACGCGATGGAAAGTTATGCCTCCCTTACGGGAGGATTCAGACCGCCGCGCCTTGCTTCAAGGTCTTCGCGATGGAACCATCGATGCGGTCAGTACAGACCACAGCCCTCAGGACATCGAAACCAAGAAGTGTGAGTTTGACCTCGCGAGTTTCGGTATGATCGCTCTTCAAACGGCCTATCCTCTTTTGAAGCAGAACCTGAGCGACGAAGAGATCGTTCGTTACCTCGGCGTTCAATCGCGCCAAGTCATCGGAATGGAAGCACCTGTTATCGATATTGACAACGAAATCAATTTCACCCTTTTCGACCCAGCCGCGAAATGGACGTGGACCGAAAATGAGGCGGCATCAAAATCAAAGAACTCCCCACTTTTTGGCAGGGAGTTCTCTGGAAAGGTCGTGGGCGTTTTCCGAGGAAAACACTCCGTTCAGTTTTAAATTACCGCTTAACGAATGATTTGGTCTTGACGTAACCATTTGCCGTTAACACCAATTGATACGTTCCGGGGGCTAAACCACTGACGTTGAGTCGCGCTTTGTTGTTTCCCGCATCTTGTTGGCCTAAAGAGGTCGTCATGACCGTTCGGCCCATTATATCGACAACAGCTACTTCAGCATTTCTACTTTGCACCAAGTCGAAATCGACTACGAGCTCTTCAGCGGTCGGATTCGGGTAAACGTTGAAATACGTCACATCCTCTTCTGCAAGGCCAATGCTGGTAGATTTCCAGATCTCCAAGTCGTCAATCGCCGCTTCAACTACTGCTCCCGGATCAAAGTCAGAGGCAACGAAACGAACACTCACCGTCGAGTTTGGAGTGACATAGTCGCTCACGCGGTGAACGGCAC
This sequence is a window from Flavobacteriales bacterium. Protein-coding genes within it:
- a CDS encoding dihydroorotase → MKIMLRSVQVIDPQSPWNGKSVDVELKNGRVSAIDKKLQLLDGFKEIKAKGQCLSPGWFDLHADFAEPGNEWREDISTGAEAAARGGFTGVALSPLTDPVIDNKAGVEYFTRRSDDTVVELFPKGTLTVGARGEQMAELFDMHRSGAVAFTDDTHAVQNPNLIKLGLLYTRDFNGIVMSFPHEPNICGKGVMNEGENSTYLGLKGMPKMAEEIMVQREIDLAEYTGGRLHLRTITTARSVELIRRAKDRGFNITADVSVAHLLFSDGELREYDTRWKVMPPLREDSDRRALLQGLRDGTIDAVSTDHSPQDIETKKCEFDLASFGMIALQTAYPLLKQNLSDEEIVRYLGVQSRQVIGMEAPVIDIDNEINFTLFDPAAKWTWTENEAASKSKNSPLFGREFSGKVVGVFRGKHSVQF